The Oxyura jamaicensis isolate SHBP4307 breed ruddy duck chromosome 24, BPBGC_Ojam_1.0, whole genome shotgun sequence genome contains a region encoding:
- the RNF214 gene encoding RING finger protein 214, whose protein sequence is GDRVFVPSSAESHGEAAAGGEAQPAATPGEAPVPSGGEGAAEEEEEEEEEEEGEEGPGPGGGGGPPEAGGQRGGAAEEPEPEAAPAKPSQNIAVQTDFRTADAGASTDQDIEKNLDKMMSERALLKERYQEVLDKQRQVENQLQVQLKQLQQRREEEMKNHQEILKAIQDVTIKREETKKKMEKEKKEFLQKEQDLKAEIEKLCEKGRRLLKEQEEKENKIASLIAEQSDEKQLWETELDKLKNQHNEINRNILEETERAWKAEILSLESRKELLVLKLEEAEKEAELHLTYLKSAPPTLETMRPKQEWEMRLNRIRMTKENVRDQFNDHIQMVRNGTKLSSLPQIPTPTLPPPPSETDFMLTAFQPNPSLTPRLPFPIGPVPVPMVMPSADPRALSFPLLNPAISRPNQPSPPLPASQGRNSPVVASLIGTHSPHMTPAASIPPPPGLGGVKVTPEFHRPQPADKLEKLLEKLLTRFPQCNKAQLTNILQQIKTARRTMAGLTMEELNQLVAAKLAEQQERAAAGAQPLSRIRAPMFSAPLPQISTPMFLPPAQVAYPGTASHTPAACKLCLMCQKLVQPGDLHPMACSHVLHKECIKFWAQTNTNDACPFCPSLK, encoded by the exons GGTGACCGGGTGTTTGTTCCGAGCAGCGCCGAGAGCCACGGCGAGGCGGCGGCCGGAGGAGAGGCGCAGCCCGCGGCGACCCCCGGCGAGGCCCCGGTGCCGTCAGGAGGCGAGGGGGCGgcggaggaggaagaggaggaggaggaggaggaggagggggaggaaggccCGGGccctggcggcggcggcggccccccCGAGGCCGGCGGGCAGCGCGGAGGGGCGGCGGAGGAGCCCGAGCCCGAGGCGGCCCCCGCGAAGCCGTCGCAGAACATCGCGGTGCAg ACCGACTTCAGGACGGCCGATGCGGGCGCCAGCACGGATCAGGACATCGAGAAGAACTTG gACAAAATGATGTCTGAGAGGGCTTTGCTGAAGGAACGTTACCAGGAGGTGTTGGACAAACAGAGGCAAGTGGAGAACCAGCTACAGGTACAGCTtaagcagctccagcagcggagggaggaagagatgaAGAACCACCAG GAGATTTTGAAAGCAATTCAGGATGTTACAATCAAGCGAGAAGAGACAAAgaagaagatggagaaagaaaagaaagaattcctgcagaaagaacaggatctgaaagcagaaattgaGAAACTCTGCGAGAAAGGCAGAAG gTTGCTGAAAgaacaggaggagaaggaaaacaagattgCTTCTCTGATTGCAGAGCAGTCTGATGAAAA GCAGCTGTGGGAGACAGAGCTAGATAAGCTGAAGAACCAGCACAACGAAATCAACAGGAACATTCTTGAGGAGACAGAACGGGCCTGGAAAGCAGAG ATCCTGTCCCTGGAGAGCCGAAAGGAGCTGCTGGTGTTGAAActagaagaagcagaaaaagaagcGGAGCTACACCTCACCTACCTCAA GTCTGCGCCACCAACGCTGGAGACGATGAGGCCAAAGCAGGAGTGGGAGATGAGGCTGAACAGGATACGaatgacaaaggaaaatgtcaga GACCAGTTCAATGACCACATTCAGATGGTGAGAAATGGAACAAAGCTGAGCAGCCTCCCACAGATCCCAACCCCAACACTGCCACCTCCACCCTCAGAA acaGATTTCATGCTGACGGCATTCCAGCCCAACCCATCCCTCACTCCCAGGCTCCCGTTTCCCATAGGACCAGTCCCCGTCCCCATGGTCATGCCGAGCGCCGATCCTAGGGcactctcctttcctctcctgaaCCCCGCGATCTCCAGGCCCAACCAGCCTTCCCCACCGCTGCCTGCTTCCCAAGGAAGAAACAGCCCTGTCGTGGCATCGCTCATCGGCACCCACAGTCCCCATATGACTCCTgctgcctccatccctcctccGCCGGGCCTGGGAGGAGTTAAGGTCACTCCGGAGTTTCACAGGCCGCAGCCGGCGGATAAGCTGGAAAAGCTTTTGGAGAAGTTGTTGACTCGGTTTCCTCAGTGCAACAA ggcGCAGCTCACCAACATCCTGCAGCAGATCAAGACTGCTCGGAGGACCATGGCGGGGCTGACCATGGAGGAGCTCAACCAGCTGGTGGCGGCCAAGCtcgcagagcagcaggagcgggcagcagccggggctcag CCTCTCAGTCGAATCAGGGCCCCCATGTTTTCTGCTCCGCTGCCTCAGATCAGCACGCCCATgttcctgcccccagcccaggtggCTTACCCTGGAACAGCATCACAT ACCCCAGCTGCCTGTAAGCTGTGTCTCATGTGCCAGAAGCTTGTGCAGCCCGGTGACCTTCACCCCATGGCCTGTTCGCATGTGCTGCACAAGGAG TGCATCAAATTCTGGGCACAAACCAACACAAATGACGCTTGCCCCTTTTGTCCAAGTCTCAAATGA
- the PCSK7 gene encoding proprotein convertase subtilisin/kexin type 7: MPHRKRRAPLWSAGMEATRCIHTCLWLSTAWIPFVLSHGLASGTELAAGTDGRDTAHGHGKLAWAVSLDVPEEELEQRAEELARTAGLVNMGRIGELKGHYLFAYQPDSHTAPEHEAIRRSVDTLFAQHDSVRWHSEQKLLKRSKRSLHFNDPKYPQQWHLNNRKSPGKDINVTGVWERNVTGRGVTVVVVDDGVEHTIKDIQPNYSPEGSYDLNSNDPDPMPHPDEENGNHHGTRCAGEIAAVPNNSFCTVGVAYGSRIAGIRVLDGPLTDSMEAIAFNKHYQINDIYSCSWGPDDDGKTVDGPHQLGKAALQHGVIAGRRGFGSIFVVASGNGGQHSDNCNYDGYANSIYTVTIGAVDEMGSMPFYAEECASMLAVTFSGGDKMMRSIVTTDWDLQKGTGCTEGHTGTSAAAPLAAGMIALMLQVRPCLTWRDVQHIIVFTATKYEDRHAKWDTNQAGFSHSHQHGFGLLNAWRLVNAAKIWESVPYLASYVSPALKEGRNIPLLPRELEATWNVSTADLELSGMRTLEHVAVTVTITHPRRGNLEIRLFCPSGMMSMIGTTRSMDSDPNGFADWTFSTVRCWGEEAQGTYRLVIRDTGDESLRPGTLKQWQLTLYGSSWSPAEMKERQRLLEEAMSGQYLNSNFSLPCPPGLEIPEEQHYTVTANTLKTLLLLGCFAVFWTFYYMLEVCLTRNNVGFDLSCRGSTTCKWYQQGGKHRALENGLEMESVPLYREKEAEDVEMECEQLEPAQEDVQEEGSWTPTHPKPPTSSRAAGFHEAAPAAAGYLGREAAAELLSEGREHQTC, from the exons ATGCCGCATCGGAAGCGGAGGGCGCCGCTATGGAGTGCAGGGATGGAGGCCACGCGCTGTATCCACACGTGCCTTtggctgagcacagcctggATCCCCTTCGTGCTGTCGCACGGACTCGCCTCCGGCACAGAGCTCGCTGCCGGCACTGACGGCCGGGACACGGCGCACGGGCACGGCAAGCTGGCGTGGGCTGTCAGCCTGGACGTGCCGGAGGAGGAACTGGAGCAGcgggcagaagagctggcccGGACTGCGGGGCTGGTGAACATGGGCCGCATCGGGGAGCTCAAGGGCCATTACCTCTTCGCCTACCAGCCCGACAGCCACACGGCGCCCGAACACGAAGCAATAAGGAGATCGGTGGACACTTTGTTTGCACAGCATGACAGCGTGCGGTGGCATTCGGAACAGAAGCTTCTGAAACGCTCCAAACGCAGCCTGCACTTTAATGATCCCAAATACCCCCAGCAGTGGCATCTG AACAACCGCAAGAGCCCCGGGAAGGACATCAACGTCACCGGCGTGTGGGAGCGGAACGTGACGGGGCGCGGCGTgacggtggtggtggtggacgACGGTGTGGAGCACACCATCAAAGACATACAGCCAAATTAC AGCCCAGAAGGCAGCTATGACTTGAACTCCAATGACCCTGACCCTATGCCTCACCCTGACGAGGAGAACGGCAACCACCACGGGACCCGCTGCGCGGGGGAGATCGCCGCCGTGCCCAACAACAGCTTCTGCACGGTGGGGGTTGCCTACGGGAGCCGCATCGCAG GCATTCGAGTGCTGGATGGGCCCCTCACCGACAGCATGGAGGCCATCGCCTTCAACAAGCATTATCAGATCAACGACATCTACAGCTGCAG CTGGGGTCCAGATGACGATGGGAAAACTGTGGATGGCCCCCATCAGCTGGGAAAG GCCGCCCTGCAGCACGGCGTGATCGCAGGTCGCAGGGGGTTTGGGAGCATTTTCGTAGTGGCCAGCGGCAATGGGGGGCAGCACAGCGACAACTGCAACTACGATGGTTATGCCAACTCCATCTACACCGTCACGATAG GCGCGGTGGACGAGATGGGCTCCATGCCGTTCTATGCCGAGGAGTGTGCCTCCATGTTAGCCGTGACCTTCAGCGGCGGGGACAAGATGATGAGGAGCATC GTGACAACAGACTGGGACTTGCAGAAGGGCACGGGGTGCACGGAGGGCCACACGGGGACGTCGGCGGCAGCTCCTCTCGCCGCCGGGATGATCGCGCTGATGCTGCAGGTGCGGCCGTGCCTCACCTGGCGAGACGTCCAGCACATCATTGTCTTCACAGCCACCAAG TACGAGGATCGTCACGCGAAGTGGGACACCAACCAGGCTGGCTTcagccacagccaccagcacGGCTTTGGCTTGCTGAACGCCTGGAGGCTGGTGAACGCTGCCAAG ATCTGGGAGTCCGTTCCCTACCTCGCCTCGTACGTGAGCCCTGCCCTGAAGGAGGGCAGGAACATCCCGCTGCTGCCGCGGGAGCTGGAGGCCACGTGGAACG TCTCCACCGCCGACCTGGAGCTGTCTGGCATGCGAACCCTGGAGCACGTGGCAGTCACCGTCACCATCACACACCCCCGCCGCGGCAACCTGGAGATCAGGCTCTTCTGCCCCAGCGGCATGATGTCCATGATAGGAACCACCAGGAGCATGGACTC GGATCCCAACGGCTTCGCTGACTGGACCTTCTCCACAGTGCGCTGCTGGGGCGAGGAGGCACAGGGCACCTACAGACTGGTCATCAGGGACACCG GAGATGAGAGCCTGCGGCCTGGGACCTTGAAGCAGTGGCAGCTGACTTTGTACGGCTCCTCCTGGTCCCCAGCGGAGATGAAGGAGCGGCAGAG gctgctggaagAAGCCATGAGCGGGCAGTACCTGAACAGCAacttctccctgccctgccctccgGGGCTGGAGATCCCCGAGGAGCAGCACTACACCGTCACAGCCAACACGCTCAAG ACCCTCCTGCTGTTGGGATGCTTTGCTGTGTTCTGGACTTTCTACTACATGCTGGAGGTGTGCCTGACCAGGAACAACGTGGGCTTCGACCTGAGCTGCAGAGGCTCCACCACCTGCAAATGGTACCAGCAGGGCGGGAAGCACAGAGCCCTCGAGAACGGCCTGGAGATGGAGTCGGTGCCGCTCTACAGGGAGAAGGAAGCTGAGGACGTCGAGATGGAGTGCGAGCAGCTGGAGCCTGCCCAGGAGGACGTGCAGGAAGAGGGGTCCTGGACCCCCACCCACCCCAAACCCCctaccagcagcagagctgccggCTTCCACGAGGCAGCCCCCGCCGCGGCGGGGTACCTCGGCCGGGAGGCAGCGGCTGAGCTCCTCTCGGAGGGCAGGGAGCACCAGACATGctag
- the TAGLN gene encoding transgelin has product MANKGPAYGMSRDVQSKIEKKYDDELEDRLVEWIVAQCGASVGRPDRGRLGFQVWLKNGIVLSRLVNSLYPDGSKPVKIPDSPPTMVFKQMEQIAQFLKAAEDYGVVKTDIFQTVDLFEAKDMAAVQRTLMALGSLAVTKNDGNYHGDPNWFMKKAQEHKREFTESQLKEGKNVIGLQMGSNKGASQAGMSYGRPRQIIS; this is encoded by the exons ATGGCCAACAAGGGCCCAGCGTACGGCATGAGCAGGGACGTCCAGTCCAAGATCGAGAAGAAGTACGACGACGAGCTGGAGGACCGCCTGGTGGAGTGGATCGTGGCGCAGTGCGGGGCCAGCGTGGGCCGTCCCGACCGGGGCCGCCTGGGCTTCCAGGTCTGGCTGAAGAACGGCATC GTGCTCAGCCGGCTGGTGAACAGCCTCTACCCCGACGGCTCCAAGCCTGTCAAGATCCCCGACAGCCCCCCCACCATGGTCTTCAAGCAGATGGAGCAGATCGCCCAGTTCCTCAAGGCGGCCGAGGACTACGGCGTGGTGAAGACAGACATCTTCCAGACCGTCGACCTCTTCGAag CCAAGGACATGGCGGCGGTGCAGAGGACGCTGAtggccctggggagcctggcGGTGACCAAGAATGACGGGAACTACCACGGGGACCCCAACTGGTTCATGAA GAAGGCGCAGGAGCACAAGCGGGAGTTCACCGAGAGCCAGCTGAAGGAGGGCAAGAACGTCATCGGCTTACAGATGGGGAGCAACAAGGGCGCATCACAGGCGGGGATGAGCTACGGCCGGCCCCGGCAGATCATCAGCTAG